In a single window of the Candidatus Thermoplasmatota archaeon genome:
- the hdrC gene encoding CoB--CoM heterodisulfide reductase subunit C has protein sequence MAEAKEPNPEFTRKVIEAGGKTVNLCFQCGTCTGSCPSGRQTAFRIRKVVRRAQLGFEEDILPSEDLWLCTTCFTCYERCPRGVEIVDIVMALRNMAVRKGYMAEPHRKVAELISKTGHLVTLRDEDKTLRAKLGLQATPPTVFSDPKALEEVKKIAQLCGFDKLVASGGKQ, from the coding sequence TTGGCGGAAGCTAAGGAACCGAATCCGGAATTCACAAGGAAGGTAATAGAAGCAGGGGGCAAGACAGTCAACCTCTGCTTTCAGTGCGGGACCTGCACTGGCAGCTGCCCGTCCGGGCGGCAGACGGCGTTCAGGATCAGGAAGGTCGTGAGGAGAGCGCAACTGGGCTTCGAGGAGGATATCCTCCCGTCGGAGGACCTATGGCTGTGCACGACCTGCTTCACATGCTACGAGAGATGCCCGAGGGGCGTCGAGATCGTGGACATCGTCATGGCGCTCAGGAACATGGCCGTGAGGAAGGGTTACATGGCTGAGCCTCACAGGAAGGTCGCCGAGCTGATATCCAAGACCGGCCACCTCGTCACGCTCAGGGATGAGGACAAGACGCTCAGGGCGAAGCTCGGTCTGCAGGCCACACCGCCCACCGTGTTCTCCGACCCGAAGGCGTTAGAGGAAGTGAAGAAGATCGCGCAACTGTGCGGATTCGACAAACTTGTTGCATCAGGGGGGAAGCAGTAG